A part of Methanohalobium evestigatum Z-7303 genomic DNA contains:
- a CDS encoding 50S ribosomal protein L40e, which yields MARFPEAEERILNKTICMDCNARNAPKAERCRKCGYKHLRGKSKDSRG from the coding sequence ATGGCAAGATTTCCAGAAGCGGAAGAGAGGATACTCAATAAAACAATCTGTATGGATTGTAATGCAAGAAACGCTCCGAAAGCAGAACGCTGCAGAAAATGCGGCTATAAACATCTACGTGGTAAATCCAAAGACTCAAGAGGCTGA